From the Ciona intestinalis chromosome 2, KH, whole genome shotgun sequence genome, one window contains:
- the LOC100177837 gene encoding leucine-rich repeat protein lrrA-like — protein MTLLKEVDRQSTKSGTKFNSACQQCISENLQVTSRSHLSPSPARSLTAECKRQDDVRHSVKMRFTLKVLRSLMSKRTWVISPDTKFTYQTLDLRKSKLENVPENATRLELLQAIRLDGNERLDDVKFLGKIPLLRVAAMKNCQLTSLSFPSDMLEYIQLRALEVYNNPYLADFSDLGRLSKLQHLNIGSCNIEVLPNELFELKRLRVLVLDDNPLLEPITDLSPLDKLEVLLMRNCNLTELPHSLRCLPQLMFIAVEQNQISHISATLNTLENLQVLSIYGNRGIHISSKLGRSQSLKRINVDLKFCQKNLPNKLSKMINVWKDTPCAWWKQL, from the exons ATGACGTTGTTAAAAGAAGTCGATCGCCAATCTACAAAATCTGGGACGAAATTCAACTCTGCCTGTCAGCAGTGCATAAGTGAAAATTTACAG GTTACATCGAGATCTCACCTCTCCCCGTCTCCCGCTCGCTCACTTACCGCAGAATGCAAACGGCAAGACGATGTACGTCACTCGGTTAAAATGAGGTTCACCTTGAAAGTTTTGCGGTCGCTCATGTCAAAAAGAACGTGGGTCATTTCGCCGGATACCAAGTTCACGTATCA GACACTGGATTTAAGAAAATCAAAACTAGAGAATGTGCCAGAAAATGCGACTCGTTTGGAATTACTACAAGCAATAAGACTTGATGGGAATGAACGACTAGATGACGTCAAGTTTCTGGGGAAAATCCCTCTCTTGAGAGTGGCAGCGATGAAGAACTGCCAACTTACaag tcTTAGCTTTCCATCCGACATGCTGGAATACATTCAACTACGTGCGCTGGAGGTTTACAATAATCCTTACTTGGCTGATTTCTCGGATCTTGGTCGATTATCAAAGCTACAGCACCTTAACATCGGCAG TTGCAATATTGAAGTTTTGCCAAATGAATTGTTCGAATTAAAACGATTGAGGGTGTTGGTGCTAGACGATAACCCTTTACTGGAACCGATAACTGATTTGTCGCCATTAGATAAACTAGAA GTTTTACTGATGAGAAATTGTAATTTGACTGAGCTGCCGCATTCCTTGCGTTGTTTACCACAGCTTATGTTTATTGCTGTAgaacaaaatcaaatttccCATATTTCGGCTACATTAAACACCCTTGAAAATCTGCAAGTACTGAGTATATATGGAAACAG gGGAATCCACATATCAAGCAAACTTGGGAGAAGTCAATCGCTGAAAAGAATAAACGTGGATCTCAAATTTTGCCAGAAGAATTTGCCAAACAAACTTTCTAAGATGATTAACGTTTGGAAAGACACTCCTTGTGCTTGGTGGAAGCAATTATGA
- the LOC100185709 gene encoding cGMP-dependent protein kinase 1 — MTSLNKAKKSAIQWDQASTDSGFGSDVSNRHLPTSSGKSPPCISKQARDNSKSLPSNLRSKSQFKWNDIGLDDFDHVRYLGGGGYARVDLVKFKSSQTKHKKEYFALKKISKKSLIEAKQESQLEAEKEVLKMAESRFIPRLYRTFRTSNHVFLVTEACLGGDLFSYLEHHGVMGVAVARFVVACITEALDYLHRVLHVIHRDVKTENLLIGEGGILKLADLGFCKTLDQPTKPTYTFCGTPGYIAPEVILHTGHTYSADFFSLGVVTYELLTCRSPFRRNAVIDTHKATLRGITEIAFPSTLDFITCTFIRALCYREPERRLGADIPHHDWFYGFNWNDLRSGRMMSPLKLTTRT; from the exons ATGACAAGCTTAAACAAGGCAAAGAAATCTGCCATTCAATGGGACCAAGCTTCTACAGATAGTGGGTTCGGTTCAGATGTTTCGAATCGTCACCTTCCTACGTCATCCGGGAAATCCCCGCCGTGCATCAGCAAGCAAGCTAGAGACAATTCAAAATCTCTTCCAAGTAATTTGAGAAGCAAAAGCCAATTCAAGTGGAACGACATCGGATTGGACGATTTTGATCACGTGCGCTACTTAGGTGGTGGGGGTTACGCAAGAGTCGACCTCGTAAAGTTTAAAAG TTCCCAGACCAAgcataaaaaagaatatttcgCGTTGAAGAAAATCAGTAAAAAGTCTTTAATTGAAGCAAAACAAGAATCGCAGTTAGAAGCTGAAAAGGAAGTTTTGAAGATGGCGGAATCAAG ATTCATTCCTCGGCTATACCGAACCTTCCGAACCTCGAACCACGTGTTCCTGGTCACTGAAGCGTGTCTTGGGGGTGACTTATTCTCATATTTGGAACATCATGGTGTAATGGGGGTAGCAGTGGCCCGCTTCGTGGTTGCTTGCATCACTGAAGCTTTGGATTATCTCCATCGAGTGTTACACGTCATACATCGTGACGTCAAAACCGAGAACTTGCTAATAGGAGAAGGAG GTATTCTGAAACTGGCAGATCTTGGATTCTGTAAAACCTTGGACCAGCCAACCAAACCAACTTATACCTTTTGTGGAACACCAgg GTACATCGCCCCAGAAGTAATACTACATACTGGCCACACGTACAGCGCTGATTTCTTTTCACTTGGTGTAGTAACTTACGAACTTTTAACCTGCCGATCGCCGTTCAGACGGAATGCTGTGATTGACACGCACAAAGCTACCCTACGAGGCATAACAG AAATAGCCTTCCCAAGCACCTTAGATTTCATCACGTGTACTTTTATACGAGCACTCTGCTACAGAGAACCTGAGCGACGACTTGGGGCAGAC ATTCCACACCACGATTGGTTTTACGGATTTAACTGGAACGACTTACGTTCTGGAAGAATGATGTCTCCTTTAAAATTAACGACGCGAACGTAA